From the genome of Campylobacter concisus, one region includes:
- a CDS encoding adenylosuccinate lyase, with protein MKVTQTLESLSILTDNDTLFRELRDMISRNFTKILSNKNKVISFYEESEIPQRKCFLKFIKKLYEKQSDDKLDIRFANYKTIKLGFVQKNTLTPVISLNVNFVKNEVKFELKDALCRDFASYISESLVKSNVTFSKNDDFLNITISNDNDINALNKLLYKRNYPKFSVNFIYDEKDYKAFKQGIKIKSSSKFVSRFSVLANLLEENFEILGCKKDDDFETIRQSYLSLVNIYHPDRHANKNPLIQEEYAKKFKNIQSAYESLKPYFKNQENFVMVG; from the coding sequence ATGAAAGTTACGCAAACATTAGAATCTCTAAGCATTTTAACTGATAATGACACTTTGTTTCGTGAGCTTAGAGATATGATAAGCAGAAATTTTACAAAAATTTTATCTAATAAAAATAAGGTTATTTCGTTTTATGAAGAGAGCGAGATCCCACAACGCAAGTGCTTTTTAAAATTTATAAAAAAACTTTATGAAAAGCAAAGCGATGATAAGCTCGATATTCGTTTTGCAAACTATAAAACCATAAAGCTTGGCTTTGTTCAAAAAAATACCCTAACTCCAGTCATTAGTCTAAATGTAAATTTTGTAAAAAATGAAGTCAAATTTGAACTAAAAGATGCACTTTGCAGAGATTTTGCTAGCTACATCAGCGAGAGTCTGGTAAAAAGTAATGTTACTTTTAGCAAAAATGATGATTTTTTAAACATCACTATCTCAAACGACAACGACATAAACGCATTAAACAAACTACTCTACAAAAGAAACTATCCAAAATTTAGCGTAAATTTTATCTATGATGAAAAAGACTACAAAGCCTTTAAACAAGGCATAAAAATAAAAAGCTCATCTAAATTTGTAAGCAGATTTTCTGTGCTTGCAAATTTACTTGAGGAAAATTTTGAGATTTTAGGTTGCAAAAAAGATGATGACTTTGAAACTATCAGGCAAAGCTATCTTTCACTCGTAAATATCTATCACCCAGATAGGCACGCCAACAAAAATCCTCTCATACAAGAAGAATACGCAAAGAAATTTAAAAATATTCAATCTGCTTATGAGAGCCTAAAACCATACTTTAAAAATCAAGAAAATTTTGTGATGGTTGGCTAG
- the lptB gene encoding LPS export ABC transporter ATP-binding protein: MHKLEVKDLKKTIKKSEIIKGISLEVNSGEVVGLLGPNGAGKTTTFYMICGLISPTSGDVFLNDEKITNVPLHKRAHLGIGYLPQESSIFKELSVEENLLLGAEILNQSKEEISKRVNEMLNMLNIEPIRLRKGVSLSGGERRRCEIARSLIIKPKFLLLDEPFAGVDPIAVSDIQSIVRDLKKLGIGVLITDHNVRETLAICDRAYVIKDGSLLASGSASEVANNKLVRTHYLGEEFKLLE; this comes from the coding sequence GTGCATAAACTAGAAGTAAAAGATCTAAAAAAGACGATCAAAAAAAGTGAGATCATAAAAGGTATATCTTTAGAGGTAAATAGCGGCGAAGTCGTTGGGCTTCTTGGGCCAAATGGTGCTGGAAAGACGACCACTTTTTATATGATTTGCGGACTCATCTCGCCAACTAGCGGAGATGTTTTTTTAAATGACGAAAAGATCACAAATGTTCCGCTTCACAAAAGAGCACACCTTGGTATTGGCTATTTGCCGCAAGAATCAAGTATATTTAAAGAGCTAAGTGTAGAAGAAAATTTACTTCTTGGGGCTGAAATTTTAAATCAAAGCAAAGAAGAGATCTCTAAAAGAGTAAACGAGATGCTAAATATGCTAAATATCGAGCCTATCCGCCTAAGAAAGGGCGTTAGTCTAAGTGGCGGCGAGCGCAGACGCTGTGAGATCGCTAGAAGCCTCATCATAAAACCAAAATTTTTGCTACTTGATGAGCCATTTGCTGGTGTTGACCCGATCGCAGTTAGCGACATACAAAGTATCGTTAGAGACCTTAAAAAGCTAGGCATCGGCGTTTTGATAACTGACCACAACGTCCGTGAGACGCTAGCCATTTGTGACAGAGCCTACGTCATCAAAGATGGCTCGCTACTAGCAAGCGGCAGTGCGAGCGAAGTGGCAAACAACAAGCTCGTTAGAACGCACTATCTTGGCGAAGAATTTAAGCTACTTGAGTAG
- a CDS encoding methionine ABC transporter permease encodes MFGIDFSKFPDVFSRILLPAIGETLYMSIVSTLLAFTIGLIPAVLLILSDKNGLKPNKQLYFALDIVINVLRSFPFIILIIVLFPVTKMIVGTSIGTTAAIVPLTIGAAPFVARLIENALKEVDKGIIEAAQSFGSSKFQIIFRVMFVEALPGIISAFTLTLIVNIGFSAMAGAVGGGGLGSVAINYGYQRFRPDIMLYTVVILIIMVQIFQVLGNYLYKISKK; translated from the coding sequence ATGTTTGGTATTGACTTTTCTAAATTTCCTGATGTATTTTCTAGGATACTTTTGCCAGCTATCGGCGAAACGCTATATATGAGCATCGTCTCTACCCTGCTCGCCTTTACCATAGGCCTTATACCAGCGGTTTTGCTCATACTTTCAGATAAAAATGGCCTAAAGCCAAACAAACAGCTTTATTTTGCCCTTGATATCGTTATAAACGTGCTTAGAAGCTTTCCGTTTATCATTTTAATCATCGTGCTCTTTCCAGTCACAAAAATGATCGTAGGTACAAGTATTGGCACCACAGCTGCGATCGTTCCACTAACTATCGGAGCGGCTCCGTTTGTAGCAAGGCTCATTGAAAATGCCCTAAAAGAGGTTGATAAAGGCATCATCGAAGCAGCACAAAGCTTTGGTAGCTCGAAATTTCAGATCATTTTCCGTGTGATGTTTGTCGAGGCGCTTCCTGGCATCATCTCGGCATTTACACTAACGCTTATCGTAAATATCGGCTTTTCGGCGATGGCTGGTGCAGTTGGCGGTGGCGGATTAGGATCAGTCGCTATAAACTACGGATATCAGAGATTTCGCCCAGATATCATGCTCTACACCGTGGTTATTCTTATCATTATGGTTCAAATTTTTCAAGTTTTAGGTAACTACTTATATAAAATTTCTAAAAAATAG
- a CDS encoding RNA polymerase factor sigma-54 — MLRQKQTLAPKIKLNQTLRSWLPILQSGLDELKETLEPFIKDNPFATIEHKNLEKSEKKRNFFEQVSRNSVTENIEALSIYKESLYEKLIGQINPPLFPTQKSQDIAYKIIECLDDEGYFSYDDEIFAGFNEGEVERVRARFAYLEPCGIGAKDVKENFLFQLSEAEASDEIIECTRKIILNFENIEKLRKLKFYDDALKIIKKFKNPPAIEYLEDKKEAVPDIFVLSTSSGISVQINDDYYPEILVDTEGLDEKEAFVSSRIKEASELIDALEMRKSTLYKIGLMIVEYQYDYFLGGDIKPMKLKDLADELGRNPSTISRAIANKYLSCARGTIALKNFFSTGFDEETSNAAIKEFLLELINNEDHKKPLSDLKIQELIQAKFNIQIVRRTITKYRKILNIGSSSQRKRVYQING, encoded by the coding sequence ATGCTAAGGCAAAAGCAAACTTTAGCACCAAAGATCAAACTAAACCAAACGCTACGAAGCTGGCTTCCCATACTTCAAAGCGGACTTGATGAGCTAAAAGAGACGCTTGAGCCTTTTATAAAAGACAATCCATTTGCCACGATCGAACATAAAAATTTAGAAAAAAGTGAAAAAAAACGAAATTTTTTCGAGCAGGTTAGTAGAAATTCTGTTACTGAGAATATCGAGGCTTTAAGCATCTACAAAGAAAGCCTCTATGAAAAGCTAATTGGTCAAATCAATCCGCCACTTTTCCCCACGCAAAAGTCTCAAGATATCGCATATAAGATCATCGAGTGTTTGGACGATGAGGGCTATTTTTCTTATGATGATGAAATTTTTGCAGGCTTTAATGAGGGCGAAGTAGAGCGGGTTAGAGCGAGATTTGCCTACCTTGAGCCATGTGGCATTGGTGCAAAGGATGTCAAAGAGAATTTTTTGTTTCAGCTAAGCGAGGCAGAGGCGAGTGATGAGATCATCGAGTGCACAAGAAAGATCATCTTAAATTTTGAAAATATAGAAAAGCTTAGAAAGCTTAAATTTTATGACGACGCGCTAAAGATCATAAAGAAATTTAAAAATCCACCGGCGATTGAGTATCTTGAAGATAAAAAAGAAGCAGTACCTGACATCTTCGTGCTAAGCACAAGTAGCGGCATAAGTGTGCAGATAAATGACGATTACTATCCTGAAATTTTGGTTGATACCGAGGGGCTAGACGAGAAAGAGGCCTTTGTAAGCTCGCGCATAAAAGAGGCAAGCGAGCTCATAGATGCCCTTGAAATGAGAAAATCAACGCTTTATAAAATAGGGCTTATGATAGTTGAGTATCAGTATGACTACTTCTTGGGCGGCGATATAAAGCCTATGAAGCTAAAAGACCTGGCAGACGAGCTTGGACGCAATCCGTCAACCATCTCAAGGGCAATCGCAAATAAGTATCTAAGCTGTGCAAGGGGTACTATTGCACTTAAAAATTTCTTTTCAACTGGCTTTGACGAGGAGACTTCAAATGCTGCGATAAAGGAATTTTTACTAGAGCTTATTAATAATGAAGATCACAAAAAGCCACTTTCTGATCTAAAAATCCAAGAGCTAATCCAAGCCAAATTTAACATTCAAATCGTTCGCCGAACTATCACAAAATACCGCAAAATTCTAAACATCGGCAGCTCTAGCCAGCGAAAAAGAGTCTATCAAATAAACGGCTAA
- the murI gene encoding glutamate racemase, which yields MKIGIFDSGLGGLSVLNEALSKLSEHEFLYYADIKNVPYGQKSRDEILKFGFDAVKFLIENGAKAVVVACNTATSVAIKELRANLTVPIIGMEPAVKKAHDLSHNDALKTLVIATPVTVNGAKLKELIANLHAKDKTELLALPRLVNFAENGEFDTENVKSYLKEELAKFDLSKFGFLVLGCTHFNYFKDSLREILPSNISIIDGNEGTINRLISELGLKISTLDQAPKVRFFYSGDEVFSKFELDKISRNLTHLEKMRAIC from the coding sequence ATGAAGATAGGTATATTTGACTCGGGGCTTGGCGGACTGAGTGTCTTAAATGAAGCTTTAAGCAAGCTTAGCGAGCATGAATTTTTATATTACGCAGACATTAAAAATGTCCCGTATGGACAAAAAAGCAGGGATGAGATATTAAAATTTGGCTTTGATGCGGTGAAATTTCTCATAGAAAATGGCGCAAAAGCTGTCGTAGTGGCTTGTAACACGGCAACAAGCGTGGCAATAAAAGAGCTTAGAGCAAATTTAACCGTGCCGATCATCGGCATGGAGCCAGCCGTAAAAAAAGCTCATGACTTAAGCCATAATGATGCCTTAAAAACGCTAGTCATAGCCACTCCGGTTACCGTAAATGGTGCAAAACTAAAAGAGCTGATCGCAAATTTACACGCAAAAGATAAGACTGAGCTACTTGCACTGCCTCGCCTTGTAAATTTTGCTGAAAATGGGGAATTTGATACCGAGAATGTGAAATCATATCTAAAAGAAGAGTTAGCCAAATTTGATCTAAGCAAATTTGGGTTTTTAGTGCTTGGCTGCACACACTTTAACTATTTTAAAGATAGCCTAAGAGAAATTTTGCCGTCAAATATAAGCATAATTGATGGCAACGAAGGGACAATAAATCGCCTTATAAGTGAGCTAGGACTAAAAATTTCTACTTTAGATCAAGCCCCAAAAGTTAGATTTTTCTATTCTGGTGATGAAGTATTCAGTAAATTTGAGCTAGATAAAATTTCAAGAAATTTAACTCATCTAGAAAAGATGAGGGCGATTTGCTAG
- a CDS encoding DedA family protein, whose translation MLHDVIDFIVASVSSWGYAGIFVMMFLESSFFPFPSEVAMIPAGYLAHKGEMSLILAFLVGTLGSLLGAIFNYYLCYFFGREIVLKYGKFVGITHEKMDKFEAFFNKHGEISTFNSRLIPGIRQYISLPAGLAKMNIFRFCLFTTLGAGIWCAVLLGVGYFLGSNPSKQTLLIITIALLAVVAVISAIYIIKQRLNTYKNM comes from the coding sequence ATGCTGCATGATGTTATTGATTTTATAGTTGCGAGCGTAAGTAGCTGGGGTTATGCTGGCATATTTGTGATGATGTTTTTAGAAAGCTCGTTTTTTCCATTTCCAAGCGAGGTCGCAATGATACCGGCTGGCTATTTGGCGCATAAAGGTGAAATGAGTTTAATTTTGGCCTTTCTTGTAGGCACGCTTGGAAGCCTGCTTGGCGCTATTTTTAACTATTATCTTTGCTACTTTTTTGGTCGCGAGATCGTTTTAAAATACGGCAAATTTGTGGGAATCACTCACGAAAAAATGGATAAATTTGAAGCATTTTTCAATAAACACGGCGAAATTTCTACATTTAACTCACGTCTGATTCCTGGCATTCGCCAATACATCAGCCTACCAGCTGGACTTGCTAAGATGAATATATTTAGATTTTGTCTATTTACCACACTTGGAGCTGGGATTTGGTGTGCTGTTTTGCTTGGAGTTGGCTATTTTCTAGGTTCAAATCCTAGCAAACAAACACTTTTAATAATCACGATCGCTCTTTTGGCTGTTGTTGCAGTAATAAGTGCTATCTATATAATAAAGCAAAGGCTAAATACATATAAAAATATGTAA
- a CDS encoding MetQ/NlpA family ABC transporter substrate-binding protein — translation MKFIKLLTASLVALSLHAADKDHTIVVGVSPVPHAEILEFVKPKLKDKGYDLVISEISDYSIPNVATEDGSLDANFFQHLPYLEEQNKARGLHLVSVANVHVEPLGFYSKKIKNIKDLKDGAKVAIAYDPSNGNRALRILEKAGLIEIDKNVKVATINDITKNSKNLQFVELEGAQIPRTLDDVDIAAISTNFVLDLGMSVAKDALLLEDANSPYANIIVTKAGNENNPKIKALIDAVLSPDTKNFIITHYKGEVIPAF, via the coding sequence ATGAAATTTATCAAACTTTTAACCGCATCTTTAGTTGCTCTAAGCCTTCACGCAGCCGATAAGGACCACACTATCGTAGTTGGCGTCTCGCCAGTACCACACGCTGAAATTTTAGAATTTGTAAAGCCAAAGCTAAAAGATAAAGGCTACGACCTTGTTATCTCTGAAATTTCAGACTACTCTATCCCAAATGTCGCCACAGAAGATGGCAGTTTGGACGCAAATTTCTTTCAGCATTTACCATATCTTGAGGAGCAAAACAAGGCTAGAGGCTTGCATCTTGTAAGCGTTGCAAATGTTCATGTCGAGCCACTTGGCTTTTACTCTAAAAAGATAAAAAATATAAAAGATCTAAAAGATGGCGCAAAAGTGGCGATCGCTTATGATCCATCAAATGGCAATAGAGCGCTTAGAATTTTAGAAAAGGCTGGTCTTATTGAGATCGATAAAAACGTAAAAGTTGCAACCATAAATGATATAACTAAAAATTCTAAAAATTTACAATTTGTAGAGCTTGAGGGTGCTCAGATACCAAGAACGCTTGATGATGTCGATATTGCTGCCATTAGTACAAATTTCGTCCTTGATCTTGGCATGAGCGTGGCAAAAGACGCGCTTTTGCTTGAAGACGCAAACAGCCCTTATGCTAACATCATCGTCACAAAGGCTGGCAACGAAAATAACCCTAAGATCAAAGCTTTGATTGATGCGGTGCTTAGCCCTGATACTAAAAATTTCATCATCACTCACTATAAAGGCGAAGTTATACCTGCATTTTAA
- a CDS encoding imidazole glycerol phosphate synthase translates to MDFQNIQKQISVLKESLTALEQNSEHEIGLAVGVVEFNKNADELKKKLTNLKGESDFFKSVFNTEDYYENISTYLEQIKRSLNYKIEKNGVSFKANENLQESYVAILNIIEILVAEYQIQNKNKAKNLFSRTTDTTQIKSILAELNTLQERIHNVLHIHSRIVSNVILQNFKIIYTFFYNCIKAAKQRKDELLLVEIAGITDKIITMIKPVFSAKILNTNELIYHYLIFELKELKACAIGEELV, encoded by the coding sequence ATGGATTTTCAAAATATTCAAAAACAAATTTCGGTACTAAAAGAAAGTTTGACAGCATTAGAACAAAATAGTGAGCACGAGATCGGCTTGGCAGTTGGGGTTGTTGAGTTTAATAAAAATGCTGATGAACTTAAAAAAAAGCTTACAAATTTAAAAGGTGAAAGCGATTTTTTTAAAAGTGTCTTCAATACAGAGGACTATTATGAAAACATTAGTACTTATTTGGAGCAGATAAAGAGAAGCTTAAACTATAAAATTGAGAAAAACGGTGTGAGCTTTAAGGCAAATGAAAATTTACAAGAAAGCTATGTTGCCATTTTAAATATAATAGAAATTTTGGTAGCAGAGTATCAAATACAAAACAAAAATAAAGCGAAAAATCTCTTTTCTAGGACAACAGATACTACTCAAATAAAATCAATACTTGCAGAGCTAAATACTCTACAAGAGCGTATACATAATGTTTTGCATATTCATTCTAGGATAGTTTCAAATGTTATTTTGCAAAATTTTAAGATAATTTATACGTTCTTTTATAATTGTATTAAGGCTGCAAAGCAACGCAAAGATGAACTTTTACTGGTGGAGATCGCGGGTATAACTGATAAGATAATAACTATGATAAAACCGGTCTTTAGTGCAAAAATTTTAAACACAAATGAGCTTATTTATCACTACTTGATCTTTGAGCTAAAAGAACTAAAAGCTTGTGCGATAGGCGAGGAGCTAGTTTAA
- a CDS encoding FtsW/RodA/SpoVE family cell cycle protein gives MAVDKIIFYLCSTLIAISIIFSLSLPVFTVLFFNYDEFHFFIRQFIVGCIGIFIMWWLSRLNPEKTLVWIGFGLLISCGIAMGLMHALPASMVTDAGGARRWIRLPGFSLAPVEFFKIGFVYFLAWSFTRKFSEGKRTLLDEIKILMPYIILFGVAIFLIAVMQNDLGQVVVLALTFVTMALFAGASARLFSIGILGAAFVMTVAIISSEHRILRIKSWWGTIQNMVLSFLPDSVADVLRVADAPEPYQISHSLNAIKHGEFFGEGLGAGIFKLGFLSEVHTDFVLAGIAEEVGVFGILCIVAIFITLLYRIFRISARSENKVYHLFTLGVGLILSFSFLMNSYGITSITPIKGIAVPFLSYGGSSVLAICIGIGMVLMVSKRAKL, from the coding sequence TTGGCAGTTGATAAGATCATTTTCTATCTTTGTTCGACTTTGATCGCTATAAGCATTATTTTTTCACTATCTTTGCCAGTTTTTACGGTTTTATTTTTTAATTATGACGAGTTTCACTTTTTCATCCGCCAGTTTATTGTTGGTTGTATCGGAATTTTCATTATGTGGTGGCTCTCTAGGCTCAATCCTGAAAAGACGCTTGTTTGGATAGGGTTTGGCCTTCTTATATCTTGCGGTATCGCCATGGGGCTAATGCATGCATTGCCAGCTTCAATGGTAACTGACGCTGGTGGTGCTAGACGTTGGATTAGGCTACCTGGCTTTTCGCTAGCTCCAGTCGAGTTTTTTAAAATCGGTTTTGTCTACTTCTTGGCTTGGAGTTTTACTAGAAAATTTAGTGAAGGCAAAAGAACCTTGCTAGATGAGATTAAGATACTCATGCCTTATATCATTCTTTTTGGTGTTGCTATCTTTCTTATTGCTGTTATGCAAAATGACCTTGGTCAAGTGGTCGTGCTGGCGCTTACATTTGTGACGATGGCACTTTTTGCAGGAGCAAGCGCGAGACTTTTTAGCATCGGTATCTTAGGAGCTGCTTTTGTTATGACAGTAGCGATAATCAGCTCTGAGCATAGAATTTTACGTATAAAGTCATGGTGGGGCACGATACAAAATATGGTACTTTCTTTCTTGCCTGATAGCGTTGCAGATGTATTAAGAGTGGCTGATGCACCAGAGCCATATCAAATTTCTCACTCGTTAAACGCTATAAAGCATGGCGAATTTTTCGGAGAAGGGCTTGGCGCTGGTATATTTAAGCTTGGCTTTTTAAGCGAGGTTCATACTGACTTTGTACTAGCTGGTATCGCTGAAGAGGTTGGTGTATTTGGTATTTTGTGTATCGTAGCTATATTTATAACGCTACTTTATAGAATTTTTAGAATTTCAGCTAGAAGCGAAAATAAGGTCTATCATCTATTTACGCTTGGTGTCGGGCTTATCTTATCGTTTTCATTTTTAATGAATAGCTATGGCATCACATCGATCACGCCTATTAAGGGTATTGCTGTGCCATTTCTTAGTTACGGCGGTAGCTCCGTGCTTGCGATTTGTATCGGTATCGGTATGGTTTTGATGGTTAGTAAAAGGGCAAAATTATGA
- the murG gene encoding undecaprenyldiphospho-muramoylpentapeptide beta-N-acetylglucosaminyltransferase has protein sequence MIVICGGGTGGHLAIARSFCEELNRRDIKPIFIGSTSGQDKFWFENDENFLQKFFLPSSGVVNKRGFAKLKSLTNIVNLALKCRKIFKQNDVKAVISVGGYSAAPAAIAAIISKVPLFIHEQNAVMGKLNKILKPYAKGFFSSYDEASPYPYPVAKKFFDSARMREELKTILFLGGSQGAKAINELAINLAPYLKEKGINIIHQCGKNGFDELKKRYDELGFNETNLEIFEFSKEIENKMSKADLAISRAGASSLWELCANALPSIFVPFPYAAGNHQLYNAKFLKDKGIAEICLQNRENLDKDEVIIMIENFDLNKSSKALKEILLPNGAKEIIDKILN, from the coding sequence ATGATTGTTATTTGTGGTGGAGGCACTGGTGGGCATTTAGCGATCGCAAGAAGCTTTTGCGAAGAGCTAAATAGACGAGATATCAAGCCTATATTTATCGGCTCAACTAGTGGGCAAGATAAATTTTGGTTTGAAAATGACGAGAATTTTTTACAAAAATTTTTCTTACCAAGTAGTGGCGTTGTAAATAAAAGAGGCTTTGCTAAACTAAAATCACTAACAAATATCGTAAATCTTGCTTTAAAATGTAGAAAAATTTTTAAGCAAAATGACGTTAAGGCAGTCATTAGCGTTGGTGGCTATTCAGCAGCTCCAGCAGCCATTGCAGCCATTATCTCAAAAGTGCCGCTTTTTATCCACGAACAAAATGCTGTAATGGGCAAACTAAATAAAATTTTAAAGCCCTACGCGAAAGGCTTTTTTAGCTCTTATGATGAAGCTTCGCCCTACCCTTACCCTGTGGCAAAGAAATTTTTCGATAGTGCAAGAATGAGAGAAGAGCTAAAGACTATTTTGTTTTTGGGCGGCTCGCAAGGCGCAAAAGCGATAAATGAACTAGCTATAAATTTAGCTCCATATCTTAAAGAAAAAGGCATAAATATAATTCATCAATGTGGTAAAAACGGCTTTGATGAACTTAAAAAAAGATATGATGAACTTGGCTTTAATGAAACGAATTTAGAAATTTTTGAATTTAGTAAAGAGATAGAAAATAAGATGAGCAAGGCTGACCTTGCCATATCAAGAGCAGGAGCTAGCTCGCTTTGGGAGCTTTGCGCAAATGCTTTGCCATCTATCTTTGTGCCATTTCCTTATGCTGCTGGTAATCATCAGCTTTATAACGCTAAATTTTTAAAAGATAAAGGCATTGCTGAAATTTGCTTGCAAAATAGAGAAAATTTAGACAAAGACGAAGTTATAATAATGATAGAAAATTTTGATCTAAACAAAAGCAGTAAAGCTCTAAAAGAGATCCTTTTGCCAAATGGAGCAAAAGAGATAATTGATAAAATTTTAAACTAG
- a CDS encoding methionine ABC transporter ATP-binding protein, producing the protein MVKIENLSKFYGDTQILFDINLEVKKGEIFAIVGHSGAGKSTLLRCINGLESYQSGSLKVFDQEIKNLNEMQQRILRRDVGMIFQHFALMARKNVFENVATPLKFWGYKSDETEKRVRELLNLVGLESKAKSYPSELSGGQKQRVAIARALALNPKILLSDEATSALDPNTTNQILELLEKINKELDISVVIVTHEMEVVKSIAKRAILLEGGKIIGSGSIEELFLKPDEKMKEFLGEVEILPSTGTNIRLFFPKEVAQNSVITHMARSLNIDFNIVWGKLEKLNDNVLGSLVINIDEKDKENVLAYIKQSGVLWEVA; encoded by the coding sequence GTGGTAAAGATAGAAAATTTAAGTAAATTTTATGGTGATACGCAGATCCTTTTTGATATAAATTTAGAGGTTAAAAAGGGTGAAATTTTTGCTATCGTAGGACATAGTGGTGCTGGTAAATCAACGCTTTTAAGGTGCATAAACGGCCTAGAGAGCTATCAAAGTGGCAGCTTAAAAGTCTTTGATCAAGAGATAAAAAATTTAAATGAGATGCAGCAAAGAATTTTAAGGCGAGATGTCGGAATGATATTTCAGCATTTTGCCCTGATGGCTAGGAAAAATGTCTTTGAAAACGTCGCTACTCCGCTTAAATTTTGGGGATATAAAAGCGATGAAACTGAAAAAAGAGTGAGAGAACTTTTAAATTTAGTCGGTCTTGAAAGCAAGGCAAAAAGCTATCCAAGCGAGCTAAGTGGTGGTCAAAAACAGCGTGTCGCCATCGCTAGAGCGCTTGCTTTAAATCCTAAAATTCTACTAAGCGACGAGGCGACTTCGGCTCTTGATCCAAACACGACAAATCAAATTTTAGAATTGCTTGAAAAGATAAACAAAGAGCTAGACATCAGTGTCGTCATCGTCACGCATGAGATGGAGGTGGTAAAGTCCATCGCAAAACGCGCGATACTGCTAGAAGGTGGCAAGATAATAGGCTCTGGAAGCATAGAGGAGCTATTTTTAAAGCCAGATGAGAAGATGAAAGAATTTTTAGGTGAAGTAGAAATTCTGCCAAGCACTGGCACAAATATCAGGCTATTTTTCCCAAAAGAAGTGGCTCAAAATAGCGTGATCACACACATGGCAAGAAGCCTAAATATCGACTTTAACATAGTCTGGGGCAAGCTTGAAAAGCTAAACGACAATGTCCTTGGCTCGCTTGTCATAAACATAGATGAAAAAGATAAAGAAAACGTGCTTGCCTACATCAAGCAAAGTGGCGTTTTGTGGGAGGTGGCTTGA
- a CDS encoding MetQ/NlpA family ABC transporter substrate-binding protein, protein MKKLLLTSLVALGLSVSANAADKSKTIIVGATPIPHAEILEVVKPILAKDGYTLEIKEFNDYTTPNLATEDGDLDANFFQHLPYLDEFNKNKGTHLIKTVGVHLEPMGVYSKKIKDIKDLKDGSTVSIPNDPTNESRALDILANAGLIKLNDNPLKTPLDIVDNPKKLKFEEIETAQVPRTLDDVTIAVINTNYALNANLNPVKDALVLESKNSPYVNYVVVKSGNENSPKIKALDKAINSSEVKKFIEIKYNGAILPAF, encoded by the coding sequence ATGAAAAAACTACTTCTTACTTCTTTGGTTGCTCTTGGTCTTAGTGTAAGTGCAAATGCAGCTGATAAATCAAAAACAATAATCGTTGGTGCTACACCTATCCCACATGCTGAAATTTTAGAGGTTGTAAAGCCTATTTTGGCAAAAGATGGCTATACGCTTGAAATTAAAGAATTTAACGACTACACCACGCCAAACCTTGCAACAGAAGATGGCGATTTAGATGCAAATTTCTTTCAGCACCTTCCATATTTGGACGAATTTAACAAAAACAAAGGCACTCACCTTATAAAAACAGTTGGCGTTCATCTTGAGCCAATGGGAGTTTATTCTAAAAAGATAAAAGACATCAAAGATCTAAAAGATGGTTCGACCGTATCTATCCCAAATGATCCGACAAATGAAAGCCGTGCTTTAGATATTCTTGCAAATGCTGGACTTATTAAGCTAAACGATAATCCACTAAAAACTCCGCTTGATATAGTTGATAACCCTAAAAAGCTTAAATTTGAAGAGATCGAGACTGCTCAAGTACCAAGAACGCTTGATGACGTTACTATCGCGGTTATTAACACAAACTACGCTCTAAATGCTAATCTTAATCCAGTAAAAGACGCGCTTGTGCTTGAAAGCAAAAATAGCCCATATGTAAACTACGTTGTAGTAAAGTCTGGCAACGAAAATAGCCCTAAAATAAAGGCTCTTGATAAAGCAATAAACTCATCAGAAGTTAAAAAATTTATCGAGATCAAATACAACGGCGCTATCCTTCCAGCGTTTTAA